One Hemibagrus wyckioides isolate EC202008001 linkage group LG07, SWU_Hwy_1.0, whole genome shotgun sequence DNA segment encodes these proteins:
- the klhl6 gene encoding kelch-like protein 6 produces MSDSVEKSSDSPAQTESSGAAGLLNISLQERLDDESVIFNDSSLSEQIHSELQGLRLDDCLTDVILSVQDEKFSCHRAVLAAASLYFRAMFCTDLREKHEQCVNIQGIDAEDMRMLLDYTYTSKVHISKDNVQKTLEAASLFQFPRVMEACARFLASSLHPENCVGILRLADTHSLVELKARVQEYIVQNFGHVVKHDEVLELPLDVLMELLHRDELAVSDEECVYEAAMRWVKACHTERLPSLARVLAHVRLPLLEPCYFLEKVESDAMIRSCTEVFPLLQEARAYHLSGSEVISERTKPRLHQYQSEVFVIIGGCTKDEKFVSEVTCLDPLRRSRLEVAKLPGTDTESESEARKWVEFACVTFRNEVYLSGGKETQHDVWKYNASLNKWIQVEYLSTGRWRHKMAVAGGKVYVMGGFDGVQRLSSVEAYDPFHNSWAEAAPLLIAVSSFSAASYGNCIYVIGGGPNGKLATNSLQCFEAAMNKWTQKSPMPIDAKCTNAVTFRDSIYIVGGAMKALFSYSPDTDVWTLVTQLGGERASCGLSACCNKLFITGGRDDKNSVIATVLCWDPDKRTLTEECVLPRGVSHHGSVTLRKSYTHIRRIAPTHTE; encoded by the exons ATGAGTGACTCTGTGGAGAAAAGTTCAGACTCTCCTGCACAGACGGAAAGTTCTGGAGCTGCTGGACTGTTGAACATCTCTCTTCAGGAGAGGCTGGATGATGAGAGTGTGATCTTTAACGACTCgagtctctctgaacagatccaCTCTGAGCTCCAGGGCCTGCGTCTGGACGACTGCCTCACCGACGTCATCCTCAGCGTCCAGGATGAGAAGTTCTCCTGCCACAGAGCCGTCCTCGCTGCCGCTAGCCTCTACTTCAG AGCGATGTTCTGCACAGACCTGCGAGAGAAACATGAACAGTGTGTGAACATTCAGGGAATCGATGCAGAGGACATGAGGATGCTGCTGGACTACACATACACTAGCAAAGTACACATTAGCAAAGACAACGTCCAGAAAACTCTGGAGGCAGCCAGTCTCTTCcag TTCCCCAGGGTGATGGAGGCGTGTGCTCGTTTCCTGGCCAGTTCCCTGCACCCGGAGAACTGTGTTGGGATTCTGCGCCTGGCTGACACACACTCCCTGGTGGAGCTGAAAGCACGTGTGCAAGAGTACATTGTGCAGAACTTTGGGCATGTGGTGAAGCATGATGAGGTTCTGGAGCTGCCGTTGGACGTGCTGATGGAGCTGCTGCATAGAGACGAGCTGGCTGTGAGCGacgaggagtgtgtgtatgaggcgGCCATGCGCTGGGTGAAGGCGTGTCACACCGAGCGCCTGCCCTCCCTGGCCCGGGTTCTCGCTCACGTGAGACTACCGCTGCTAGAACCCTGCTACTTCCTGGAGAAGGTGGAGAGCGACGCCATGATCCGCTCGTGCACTGAGGTTTTCCCACTTCTACAGGAGGCTCGAGCTTATCACCTGTCCGGGAGTGAG gtgattTCAGAGCGCACTAAGCCCCGCCTTCATCAGTACCAGTCAGAGGTGTTTGTGATCATCGGGGGCTGCACTAAAGATGAGAAGTTTGTTTCGGAGGTGACGTGTCTGGACCCCCTGCGGCGGAGTCGACTGGAGGTGGCCAAACTGCCCGGGACTGACACCGAGTCAGAGAGCGAAGCTAGGAAGTGGGTGGAGTTTGCCTGCGTCACCTTCCGAAATGAAGTGTACCTCTCAG gtggtAAAGAGACACAGCACGACGTGTGGAAGTACAACGCTTCACTGAATAAGTGGATCCAGGTGGAGTACCTGAGCACAGGGCGCTGGAGACATAAGATGGCCGTGGCAGGGGGGAAGGTGTATGTGATGGGGGGATTCGACGGTGTTCAGAGACTCAGCAGTGTGGAGGCGTATGACCCCTTTCACAACAGCTGGGCAGAG GCCGCTCCTCTGCTCATCGCCGTCAGCTCGTTTTCCGCCGCCAGTTACGGCAACTGCATCTACGTCATTGGTGGTGGACCAAACGGAAAACTGGCCACCAACAGCCTGCAGTGTTTTGAAGCAGCTATGAATAAATGGACGCAAAAAAGCCCGATGCCCATTGACGCTAAATGCACCAACGCCGTCACCTTCAGGGACTCCATCTACATCGTGG gcgggGCGATGAAGGCATTGTTCAGCTACAGTCCAGACACGGACGTGTGGACGTTGGTCACTCAGCTGGGCGGTGAGAGAGCGAGTTGTGGTCTCTCAGCATGCTGTAATAAACTCTTCATCACTGGAGGGAGGGACGACAAGAATAGTGTCATCGCCACGGTGCTCTGCTGGGACCCGGACAAGAGGACGCTGACGGAGGAGTGTGTGCTGCCGCGCGGCGTCTCTCACCACGGCAGTGTGACGCTCAGgaagtcctacacaca